In Tenacibaculum pacificus, a single window of DNA contains:
- a CDS encoding EpsG family protein, protein MNKILKNIIPCFFATIYALWLSRLPFYLFKDRDNYLDYATDSEGLIDYFTRINNVVLFFREPLWLYFNKWLIFLEDPELTVQIFVFFVCFSVFIFLYKNTKNILFFLIFLIFLFFNVQAFAMQLVTFRQGIGVAFLFWYILLFKEHLTHKKLIILFTCLALIHASFFIILAVIILDWFLLNYLKFKNVYLRVFTFTIVFLIINILIAQVAKYLGTKAQLNGEISVGGGAFLMYGVIFLYLLFVKSKKQENRIQEFYYIFALSGLVIYLTSYFTSGIGGRLIGTFIPFFYLAIMYRAKTEDLLFVLLLIFVNSYLFFKGAIEGFTNVSVDELLSEIFSFNIL, encoded by the coding sequence ATGAATAAAATATTAAAAAATATTATTCCTTGTTTTTTTGCGACTATATATGCCTTATGGTTGTCTAGGTTACCTTTTTATTTATTTAAAGATAGGGATAACTATCTTGATTATGCAACAGATTCAGAAGGCTTAATTGATTATTTTACAAGAATTAATAATGTTGTATTATTTTTTAGAGAACCTTTGTGGCTGTATTTTAATAAATGGTTAATCTTTTTAGAGGATCCTGAATTAACGGTGCAAATATTTGTGTTTTTTGTTTGTTTTTCTGTGTTTATTTTTCTTTATAAAAACACTAAAAATATTTTATTTTTTCTAATTTTTCTAATTTTTCTATTTTTTAATGTACAGGCATTTGCTATGCAGTTAGTTACTTTTAGACAAGGTATTGGTGTTGCTTTTTTATTTTGGTATATCTTGTTATTTAAAGAGCATTTAACACATAAAAAACTAATCATTTTATTTACATGTTTAGCTTTAATTCACGCTTCTTTTTTCATAATACTTGCTGTTATTATATTAGACTGGTTTTTGTTAAATTATTTAAAATTTAAAAACGTTTATTTAAGGGTATTTACATTTACTATTGTATTTTTAATCATAAATATTTTGATTGCTCAGGTTGCTAAATACTTAGGAACAAAAGCACAATTAAATGGAGAAATTAGTGTGGGCGGAGGTGCATTTTTAATGTATGGAGTTATTTTTTTATATCTTCTTTTTGTAAAATCTAAAAAACAAGAAAATAGAATACAAGAGTTTTATTATATTTTTGCTTTGTCAGGGTTAGTTATTTACCTTACTTCTTACTTTACTTCGGGTATAGGTGGACGTTTGATAGGTACTTTTATTCCATTTTTTTATTTAGCAATTATGTATAGGGCAAAAACGGAAGATTTGTTATTTGTATTATTACTAATCTTTGTAAATTCATATTTATTTTTTAAAGGAGCAATTGAAGGGTTTACTAACGTTTCAGTAGATGAATTATTAAGTGAAATATTTAGTTTTAATATATTATGA